In one Natronosalvus amylolyticus genomic region, the following are encoded:
- a CDS encoding DNA adenine methylase yields MEVRRKFTAARVRDAIEDDAPSKRTVRNTLDAMVEMEFLGAKGGAGSAPREYYPLKNGSSIDPGGYTPRNVTPSSTIPYPGGKAGIAEWIIENMPTHDTYVEVFGGSAGVLFSKSRSKYEIYNDVNDDLTQFFRVVRDRSDDLATWLSSVPYSRSQYEEWVTEFYKGYRPDDPIERAGRFFSLRYMQYLGVLSTANGFKTRARRSPARTFDNAKARIHSLTERFEQVTIESLDYQEVIKMYDDSKVNVLFYVDPPYVDTENQYVGEFDHGSLVEYLQQVDNDWMLSCKQVPDGLPTTTVKERKSRHRMKRQFGTLTEKLVCNFDLSDRPKFQ; encoded by the coding sequence ATGGAAGTCCGGCGGAAGTTCACAGCTGCACGGGTTCGGGATGCGATCGAAGATGATGCGCCGTCGAAACGTACCGTCAGGAACACTCTCGATGCGATGGTCGAGATGGAGTTCCTCGGGGCGAAAGGGGGTGCTGGAAGTGCCCCCCGTGAGTACTATCCCTTGAAGAACGGATCCTCAATCGATCCTGGAGGGTACACTCCGCGGAACGTAACGCCGTCCAGTACGATCCCTTATCCCGGTGGGAAAGCAGGAATCGCGGAGTGGATTATTGAAAACATGCCAACACACGACACGTACGTCGAAGTCTTCGGCGGGTCTGCCGGCGTCCTCTTCAGTAAATCCCGTTCCAAATACGAGATCTACAACGACGTGAACGATGATCTCACCCAGTTCTTCCGTGTTGTACGCGATCGAAGCGATGATCTCGCTACTTGGCTGTCGTCAGTTCCCTACTCCCGATCCCAATATGAAGAGTGGGTGACCGAATTTTACAAGGGATACCGTCCAGATGATCCCATCGAGCGGGCTGGCCGTTTCTTCTCACTTCGGTACATGCAGTACCTCGGTGTCTTGTCCACGGCAAACGGATTCAAGACACGTGCGCGACGGTCACCGGCCAGAACGTTCGACAACGCGAAAGCGCGGATCCATTCACTCACCGAACGATTCGAGCAGGTCACTATCGAGAGTCTCGACTACCAAGAAGTCATCAAGATGTATGACGATTCGAAGGTGAACGTCCTCTTTTACGTCGATCCACCGTACGTCGACACTGAGAACCAGTACGTCGGTGAGTTCGACCACGGTTCCTTGGTAGAATACCTTCAGCAGGTGGATAACGACTGGATGCTGTCGTGTAAGCAGGTCCCCGACGGACTGCCGACCACGACCGTAAAGGAGCGAAAGAGTCGGCACCGGATGAAGCGTCAATTCGGCACGCTCACGGAGAAACTTGTCTGCAACTTCGACCTTTCAGACCGACCGAAGTTTCAGTAG
- a CDS encoding AAA family ATPase: MLNSAPPSCDSRSPILTPAVAGILSFLAAVVISFVAVLSGEELVHSQAASPLFGDVLWPFSVGFAIVFTIVVSLFIHIITLGLIGAIETPELLGRTEYTITGLGGLVGTISAAGISAGSWVAGTDLLGGSLPTGSGESIFALAAVAIPFAYVFHQLYSPDLSPINTGYNDADTLDPEVARQRTERRSDAATANAAHQQNQSMNIPSQNTEDERQKQITKNSTAQGNADDKTHTAGNSSLDWSEMEYRWVTETDVTFDDVGGMDDLKEEIRRDVVTPLVTNPEKAEELGVSAPNTIFHGPPGTGKTFMAKAMATELGLPFAKLSGADLQSKWINESASKVKTLFEEAMTVAEQEGGAVVFLDELDSVLKSRDGGANTHEEDKKVVNEFLNHLEETGDHNIVFIGATNRLDSLDDAGIRSGRIDKKVHIGEPDTEARSLILKAQLDNRPHTISGDEIQQAAVMTEGLVAADLELVVKEAAKYVLDRDGDEIQWTDLENGFMNID; encoded by the coding sequence ATGCTCAATAGTGCTCCACCATCTTGTGATAGCCGCAGCCCGATACTAACCCCCGCAGTAGCCGGCATACTTAGTTTTTTAGCTGCTGTCGTAATTAGTTTCGTCGCCGTCCTCAGTGGCGAAGAACTCGTACATAGCCAAGCAGCCTCTCCACTCTTTGGAGACGTTCTCTGGCCGTTCAGTGTCGGTTTCGCCATCGTATTCACGATAGTTGTCTCACTGTTCATCCACATTATCACCCTTGGTTTAATCGGTGCGATCGAGACTCCGGAACTTCTCGGGCGTACGGAGTACACGATTACCGGACTCGGCGGTCTCGTCGGAACCATCTCAGCAGCGGGTATCTCGGCCGGTTCATGGGTTGCCGGTACGGATCTGCTGGGTGGATCATTGCCGACCGGCTCCGGAGAGTCCATTTTCGCCCTCGCAGCGGTCGCCATTCCGTTCGCGTACGTATTCCACCAACTGTACTCGCCAGACCTATCGCCCATCAACACAGGGTACAACGACGCCGACACATTGGATCCGGAGGTTGCACGGCAGAGGACCGAACGGCGCTCTGACGCAGCAACTGCAAACGCTGCACACCAGCAGAACCAGTCGATGAACATCCCATCACAGAACACTGAGGACGAACGCCAGAAGCAGATCACAAAGAACTCGACTGCGCAGGGTAACGCGGACGATAAAACGCACACCGCTGGCAATAGTAGTTTGGACTGGTCGGAGATGGAGTACCGGTGGGTCACGGAGACAGACGTGACTTTCGACGACGTCGGCGGGATGGACGACCTTAAGGAAGAGATCCGTCGAGATGTTGTGACGCCGTTGGTCACGAATCCGGAGAAGGCTGAGGAGCTTGGTGTGTCCGCGCCGAACACCATCTTCCACGGGCCGCCAGGAACCGGGAAGACGTTCATGGCGAAGGCGATGGCCACGGAACTTGGCCTCCCGTTTGCCAAGTTAAGCGGCGCGGATCTCCAGTCGAAGTGGATCAACGAGTCCGCAAGCAAGGTGAAAACGTTATTCGAGGAAGCGATGACCGTGGCTGAGCAGGAAGGCGGGGCAGTGGTCTTCCTCGACGAGTTGGACTCAGTGTTGAAGTCCCGCGACGGGGGTGCGAACACGCACGAAGAGGACAAGAAGGTCGTCAATGAGTTCCTCAACCATCTGGAAGAGACAGGGGATCACAACATCGTGTTCATCGGTGCAACGAATCGTTTGGATTCCCTTGACGACGCTGGAATTCGCTCAGGCCGAATCGATAAGAAGGTTCACATCGGTGAGCCGGATACGGAAGCCCGATCGCTGATTCTGAAGGCTCAGCTTGATAACCGCCCGCACACCATATCGGGTGACGAGATTCAGCAGGCCGCAGTGATGACCGAGGGACTGGTTGCTGCGGACTTGGAACTAGTCGTCAAGGAGGCTGCAAAATATGTTCTGGACCGAGACGGAGATGAGATTCAGTGGACTGATCTCGAAAATGGATTCATGAATATTGACTGA
- a CDS encoding Eco57I restriction-modification methylase domain-containing protein → MQTALTYRTNRDLFSNHYLDEHLPETEEWDDVSDEELEAAYEDIKDLWEREKATAPKRNESQLEEKFIRPMFRKLGIPFEVEESTSRTQRRPDYGFFETEDTARRAFERREEGGDFYENSVAVADAKRWGRPLDTRGSGEHERDFENPSYQIHVYLQETPARWAVLTDGKKWRLYYGPTSHRLDSYYEVDLPTILESGDLEDFKYFYLFFRHEAFLEDSSGDCFLDDVYGESNVFAQELGEDLQDNIYEAIKILSEGFLQFPANDLDEDDLGLIHDSSLIYLYRLIFVLYAEAEGRELLDTSNEIYEQSYSLNNLKQEVAEEIDSGNPSYRDWQDNLWDQLDELFKLIDQGSKSRGIPEDDLYIPAYNGGLFRTNPDVDDSPEARFLAEHKAGDAYLAKVVELLTRSENGNGSGKIFVDYSSLDVRHLGSIYEGLLEYQLNVADEPLALDDGEYVVPDEDDDVIVQEGEVYLTTDSGERKSTGSYYTPEYVVEYIVEETLGPLVEEIRMDLAGQSAYNEGGFAAEFAERVFELKVLDPAMGSGHFLTSAIDYLAREIIDAQEKQAAQQGIETVDEDHDINWARRQVAQRCIYGVDLNPLAVELAKVSLWLRTLAAEQPLAFLDHHLKTGNSLVGSDIETVLDNGDPNSGIEEGQLTLQESFDRTRQKALEHVTDQFEDLLAIDNETLDDIKEMEAVYEDVRDDRLYQHLIAMANVHTAEQFGLDIPDDAYERMAKALRDGSWADIEEQGWYRSAQEMAEDDLFFHWELEFPIAFYEQDGGRMQDGGFDAIIGNPPYVIFKILEDSLRDYYDSKFDSFVMKGDIYILFMELASKMLKQQRNTGYVVQNKFTKANYGENIRGAIAENETIHQIVNFNDSPVFDITAYPLVLIRSKSEPPENHTFEWKEIREESSLEIQKALQETESTWSIKQEDLSEGIWHQFVSEEGLSADTIQLGEFAEQIGEGVASGLRDVFTVDRATVEQEKLEKEFVKPVLRGGDVSKYSIDESDLTFLIYPYRIDGGDHKLVSESEIPNIINYLQEYEDDLLERRNFGSRLVDQGYEWYEFKHAPEGVSEPKILFPDISPENRFAYDEMGELFCLNTVYYLTRSSKLTEYDSRYLISVLNSSFLDYLFESMSPKVRGGYLRYKTQYVEQLPIPSVGFHTPASDRSDHVSTLLDCYDTYLNGDAQKPIPENDDTAHDFLIELSERMGQIKKERAMLNISLLDYIEISTEGIPDTIQDETLGEIYIPVSGIADSPLTKTIEKYEGLRVEDVSLKNDGGRLMLSVDISYKPDEDDPRETDAYGRLTESEFETYEAMAFVGLSETEQTLLREFVPVAVENAGGFAGFRQGATKTNSPLDRLKDLTLPDIDEVQTGLEQYIEVRKRADELEKEIEKTDQLIDEIVYDLFGLTDEEIDIVEEAVQED, encoded by the coding sequence ATGCAAACAGCACTCACCTACCGCACGAACCGAGACCTGTTCTCCAACCACTACCTGGATGAGCATCTCCCTGAAACGGAAGAATGGGACGATGTCAGCGACGAAGAATTGGAAGCTGCGTACGAGGACATCAAAGATCTCTGGGAGCGCGAAAAAGCGACTGCCCCGAAACGTAACGAGTCGCAGCTCGAAGAGAAGTTCATCCGTCCGATGTTCCGGAAACTGGGAATCCCCTTCGAGGTCGAGGAAAGTACCAGCCGTACGCAGCGCCGGCCAGACTACGGTTTCTTCGAAACCGAGGATACCGCCCGTCGAGCCTTCGAACGCCGCGAAGAAGGTGGAGATTTCTACGAGAACTCCGTTGCCGTCGCCGACGCCAAACGCTGGGGTCGGCCACTTGACACACGGGGGAGCGGTGAACACGAACGCGACTTCGAGAACCCGAGTTACCAGATCCACGTCTACCTTCAGGAGACTCCCGCCCGCTGGGCCGTCCTGACTGACGGGAAGAAGTGGCGGCTCTACTACGGACCGACGAGCCACCGGCTTGACTCCTACTACGAAGTTGATCTGCCGACGATTCTGGAGAGCGGCGATCTTGAGGACTTCAAGTACTTTTACCTCTTCTTCCGGCACGAAGCGTTCCTCGAAGATTCCAGCGGTGACTGTTTCCTCGACGACGTCTACGGCGAATCTAACGTCTTTGCCCAGGAGTTGGGAGAGGATCTACAGGACAACATCTACGAAGCGATCAAGATTCTCTCGGAGGGTTTTCTCCAATTCCCAGCAAACGATCTCGACGAAGACGATCTCGGGCTGATTCACGACTCGTCGCTCATCTACCTGTATCGGCTCATCTTCGTCCTGTACGCCGAAGCGGAGGGTCGTGAGTTGCTCGACACGAGCAACGAGATTTATGAGCAGTCCTACAGTCTAAACAACCTCAAGCAAGAGGTTGCTGAGGAGATCGACAGCGGAAACCCCTCGTACCGTGACTGGCAGGACAACCTGTGGGATCAACTGGACGAGCTGTTCAAACTAATCGACCAGGGGAGCAAGTCCCGAGGCATCCCAGAAGATGACCTCTACATCCCAGCGTACAACGGCGGGCTGTTCCGAACGAATCCGGACGTAGACGACAGTCCTGAAGCCCGATTCCTTGCAGAGCACAAAGCTGGTGACGCTTACCTGGCGAAAGTGGTCGAACTCCTGACGCGAAGCGAGAACGGCAACGGTAGTGGGAAAATCTTTGTCGATTACTCCTCGCTCGACGTCCGTCACCTCGGTAGCATCTACGAGGGGCTGCTGGAGTATCAGCTAAACGTCGCTGATGAACCGTTGGCCCTCGACGACGGTGAATACGTAGTCCCCGATGAGGACGACGATGTCATCGTACAGGAAGGCGAGGTATACCTAACGACTGACAGTGGTGAACGGAAGTCCACAGGTTCGTACTACACGCCCGAATACGTCGTGGAGTACATCGTGGAGGAGACACTCGGACCACTCGTCGAAGAGATTCGGATGGATCTTGCTGGGCAAAGCGCGTACAACGAAGGCGGATTCGCCGCCGAGTTCGCTGAACGCGTCTTCGAGTTGAAAGTCCTTGACCCCGCAATGGGAAGTGGTCACTTCCTCACCAGCGCCATTGATTACCTCGCTCGTGAAATCATCGATGCCCAAGAAAAGCAGGCTGCGCAGCAAGGCATCGAGACAGTTGATGAAGATCACGACATCAATTGGGCACGCCGGCAGGTTGCACAACGTTGTATCTACGGTGTAGATCTAAACCCGCTGGCCGTGGAGTTAGCAAAAGTGTCGCTATGGCTTCGGACACTTGCGGCGGAGCAACCGCTGGCGTTTCTGGATCATCACCTCAAGACCGGCAACTCGCTTGTAGGCAGCGACATCGAAACTGTGCTGGACAATGGCGACCCCAACAGCGGTATCGAGGAAGGGCAGCTCACTTTACAGGAGTCTTTCGATCGGACACGCCAGAAGGCACTCGAACATGTCACCGACCAGTTCGAAGACCTACTTGCCATCGACAACGAGACACTGGACGATATCAAGGAGATGGAGGCCGTTTACGAGGATGTCCGTGATGATCGGCTGTACCAGCATCTCATTGCCATGGCGAATGTCCATACTGCCGAGCAGTTCGGCCTCGACATACCGGACGATGCTTACGAGCGGATGGCTAAGGCCCTGCGGGACGGTTCGTGGGCCGACATTGAGGAACAGGGCTGGTATCGGTCGGCGCAGGAGATGGCTGAGGATGACCTGTTTTTCCACTGGGAACTGGAGTTTCCAATTGCATTCTACGAGCAGGACGGGGGGCGGATGCAAGATGGGGGGTTCGACGCAATAATCGGGAATCCACCGTATGTCATTTTCAAGATTCTTGAAGATAGTCTCCGAGATTACTATGATTCAAAATTCGACTCTTTCGTAATGAAAGGAGATATTTATATATTATTCATGGAGTTGGCATCAAAGATGCTCAAACAACAGAGGAACACTGGCTATGTTGTCCAAAACAAATTTACAAAAGCGAACTATGGTGAGAATATAAGGGGTGCGATAGCTGAAAACGAGACAATTCATCAAATCGTTAATTTCAATGATTCGCCTGTATTCGACATAACGGCTTATCCATTAGTGTTAATTCGGAGCAAGTCCGAACCCCCCGAGAACCACACATTTGAATGGAAGGAAATAAGAGAAGAGAGTTCTCTTGAGATTCAAAAAGCCCTTCAAGAAACTGAATCTACTTGGTCAATTAAACAGGAAGATCTTTCAGAGGGGATTTGGCACCAATTTGTATCGGAAGAAGGGCTCTCTGCGGACACTATACAATTGGGGGAATTTGCAGAACAGATCGGCGAAGGCGTAGCATCTGGCCTTAGAGATGTCTTTACAGTGGATAGAGCGACGGTGGAGCAGGAAAAGCTTGAAAAGGAGTTTGTTAAACCGGTTTTGCGAGGCGGTGACGTTTCAAAATACTCAATCGATGAGTCTGACTTGACGTTCTTGATTTATCCATATCGAATTGATGGTGGTGATCATAAGCTGGTAAGTGAGTCAGAAATACCTAATATTATCAACTATCTTCAAGAGTACGAGGATGACCTCCTTGAAAGAAGGAACTTTGGATCGAGGCTGGTCGATCAAGGTTATGAATGGTATGAATTCAAGCATGCTCCAGAGGGAGTTTCAGAACCAAAAATATTATTCCCGGACATTTCTCCTGAAAACCGATTCGCGTATGATGAGATGGGCGAGCTTTTTTGTCTAAATACGGTCTATTACTTGACTCGTAGTAGTAAGCTTACAGAATACGACTCTCGGTATCTAATTTCTGTCCTGAATAGTAGCTTCTTGGACTACTTATTTGAGAGTATGTCTCCAAAAGTTAGGGGAGGGTATCTTCGATACAAAACACAATATGTTGAACAACTCCCTATCCCGTCAGTGGGTTTTCACACACCGGCCTCTGATCGTTCAGACCACGTCTCGACACTTCTAGATTGTTACGACACTTATCTAAATGGAGATGCTCAGAAACCGATTCCTGAAAACGATGATACAGCACACGACTTTCTAATAGAACTCTCCGAACGTATGGGTCAAATTAAAAAGGAACGCGCTATGCTCAATATCTCACTTTTGGATTATATTGAAATATCTACAGAGGGGATCCCAGACACAATTCAAGACGAAACGCTCGGTGAAATCTATATTCCCGTGTCGGGTATCGCTGATTCACCGCTGACTAAGACCATCGAAAAGTATGAGGGATTGCGCGTTGAGGACGTCTCCCTCAAGAACGACGGCGGGCGACTAATGCTGTCGGTGGATATCAGTTACAAGCCAGATGAGGACGATCCCCGCGAGACCGACGCCTACGGGCGACTCACCGAGTCGGAGTTCGAGACCTACGAGGCAATGGCCTTCGTCGGACTCTCGGAGACCGAGCAGACGCTGCTGCGTGAGTTCGTCCCTGTCGCCGTCGAGAATGCTGGGGGCTTTGCGGGCTTTCGGCAGGGCGCGACCAAAACGAACTCGCCGCTTGACCGCCTGAAGGATCTGACCCTCCCCGACATCGACGAGGTTCAAACCGGATTAGAGCAGTACATTGAGGTACGCAAGCGTGCTGATGAATTAGAGAAGGAAATCGAGAAAACCGATCAACTAATCGACGAAATAGTCTACGATCTCTTCGGCCTGACCGATGAAGAGATCGATATCGTCGAAGAAGCAGTACAGGAAGACTGA